The following coding sequences lie in one Arachis ipaensis cultivar K30076 chromosome B05, Araip1.1, whole genome shotgun sequence genomic window:
- the LOC107640048 gene encoding uncharacterized protein LOC107640048: MISETTEQIKKIQSRMLVAQSRQKSYADQRQKPLEFEEGEHVFLKRIGPVAYRIVLPPHLSNLHNIFHVSQLRKYTPDASHILEPKSVQVREDLTLLVILVRIDDTSVKRLRGKKVSLVKVAWIRAGIEEYTWELESDMRKDYTHLFSGN; the protein is encoded by the exons ATGATATCTGAAACTACTGAGCAGATAAAGAAAATCCAAAGTCGAATGCTTGTCGCTCAAAGCCGTCAGAAGAGCTATGCTGATCAAAGGCAGAAGCCTTTAgaatttgaagaaggagagcatgtgTTTCTGAAG AGGATTGGGCCGGTAGCTTACAGGATTGTCTTACCGCCACATCTTTCAAACCTGCACAACatatttcacgtgtcgcagcttcgtaAATATACTCCTGATGCAAGTCATATTCTGGAACCGAAATCGGTTCAAGTACGAGAAGATCTGACACTTCTAGTAATCCTGGTTAGGATCGATGACACCAGCGTCAAACGTTTGCGCGGAAAGAaagtatcattggtaaaagtagcttggaTTCGAGCTGGTATTGAAGAGTATACTTGGGAGCTCGAATCAGATATGCGGAAGGACTACacacacctcttttcaggtaactaa